CGGGAGCCTTGGAGGGACCAGCCACAGGCAGGCCTGCGGGACTGGCACCAGCAGGAGCCACCGTGGCAGCACCGGGTGCTGAGCTGCCCCGCTCCATGCAGAACACGGGCACAAGATGGGAACACCTGGTCCAATGCATAGCTCAGGCCCCCGGGACACTGCTACACATGCACTTCTCCTGCCCACCTTGTTTATTTTAACTTATATTTCAGTAATCTGCTGATTACCCTTTTTCTAACTAACCAGCAGTGATGAATCAGCAGCACTGCCGAGGGTGGAAGCCAGCGGCCTTGGACCGTGGCTCCGAGGTCTGGGAAGGAAGCCACAGGATCCCTCCAGAATGGTAAAGAAAACAaccagcggcagcagcggcactTCTGGCTGGCGAGGAGGGGCCGCAGCCACGGCTGCTCGCATTCAGCAGCTCCACACACATCCTGGAAAGGCCTTCGATGGTCCAGAGCCCTGTGGGAACAGCAGCCACGGCTCTGACCCGGGACAAGGCACACGGGGCAGGCAGCGTAGGGCACAGCTCGGCATCGCCCCAGCCTGGGTGCGGGACACGGGCCCCAAGTGCCCAGGAGGCCATGGGACActgctggggcactggggccCCTGCCCAGGCAGGAGCTCCCTGCGGCAGAGCCGGGGCCAGggagctgcctgtgctgaggGGACTCCGCGAGGGTGTAAGTGTCCCGGCCACAGGCTCCCTGGAGCCCCGGGAGCAGCTGGAGCGCCCTGCCCCAGTGCAAGGGTGGCATTAGGACTGAGGCTGCGGGTTCGGCCGCAGTGGTGCTGGCCACAGAAAATGGGCGCTACCCCACCACGGGCCTGGGAAGCGGAGCTCCCAGCAGGAATGGCTGGCACCGTGTCCCTGCCATCCCCGGGCACGCAGCAGAGTGGCTGGAGCCCGGTGGGAAGCATCCCGGCTTCTGCCCCCTGCTCAGAGCAATCCCCCGGGAGAGCCCCCGGCGCCCGCTCCAGGAGCCACGGTTGCTGGGAAGGAGCCGGCGGTGAAGCAATCTGCTGCGAGGAAAAACCATTTCCTGCAGCAAGGGCTGTTTTGCTCAACCCTTTACAAAATGTGCTGATGCAACCTCGCTTCCCAGGTGGGACAGAAACACAGGCGGGCCGCGGGGATGGGTGCTTTGCAGCTACACAAACATCACCGGCAGTGGGTTCTTTAAAAGACAAACGGAAACAAGGAGGAACAAACACTGCAATGACACAACCACCAGTGCGGATCCGGGGCTTGGGTTGCCGGGGGGGGGGCTCTGCCCTGGGCACTGCGCTTAGCACCAGCCACCACCTATCCTGGGGCACTGACCAAGGCATCAGCTCATGGAGAAGCTGttgtgggagcagggggagccCCGGCCAGCGCCAcgagctgctgctggggctgctctgaGGGGTACTATGACAGCAGGACCCCAACCAGGGTCACTCTCACCCTGCcccaagcagcagcttctctggctgTAGCTGCTTCCAAGCGCCTTATCCCGGCTGGACAGCAGGAGACAGCCTGTCAGTGCCTGTTAGAAATCAGCTTCAACCCCCACGGCTCTCTTATCGCTTTACTCTCCAGGCTCAAGGGTTTGTGTTGTCTCCTCAGCCTGTTCCCAAAAGGCCTTTAACCCGGCGCTCCCCCTGCTAAAGGTATTTGGACACGCACCCAACACGTGCCACGTCCATTTCTGGATTCTCTTAAGCCTCTCTCCGAGATTTCATTGTGGTTTCTTTGGCCCCAGGGTgattttaggcactggagcgcACTGGAGGAGCGTGCTGGGAGCTGCGCTTCCCGAGCAGGGAGCTGCGGGCCTGGAAATCCCCTCGCTCTGCCCGGGCATgcagcacttttaaaaatagccGGTTACCCATGCCCGCAGCGCTCCGCGGGTACAGCCCTCTGAGACAAAGGGCACGGGGCACCTGCAGCGGAACAGCAGCTTTAAGCCCATTTTCCACCAGTCACGCCAGCACCAGGAGGCTCCACGAGCCCCTGTGGCTCACAGAGGTCAGGCTGCTTTGCCCTGGAACCATTGTCCCGGGACTAGAGAGAGGGGACATCGGCCACAGGAGCCCCCTGCACCCTCCCCGGCTCCACTTCCCCACAGCAACCATAGAGCTGCACAGGGTGGCTTTATATGGAGTaatggaggaaggaaggaaagcccAACCCCTCGGTCTCTCCTGGCCACAGGTGCAACGCAGCAGTGGCTGCATGCAGGGACTCAGCACCCGCAGCAGGAGCGTCGCGATGGATGCAGATACAAACCTGTCAAGGATACGTTTACTTAGCtaaaaaagaacccaaagaTGCTAGcggctcagcagcagctcctctgcgGCCTCTACAGGCCCACAGCGCCTCCAGACAGCCTCAGCCAGGGCAGGAGGTGACAGGCAGGCTGACACCAGGgagctgcaaagctcagcaCAGGAGCCCTGGGCTGAGCCCAGCCTTTGTCCAGGACCCGAAGCACCGCAGCTAAACGACACCGAGCACTGAGCCAGGCCACCCTGCTCGGGTTCCTGGCAGGCGAGCTCAGCACTCACAGGCTGTGCCAGATGAAGCACTGtctgtcctgctgcagctggcaccATATCAGCACCGGCTCAGTACCGGCCGTCCTGGCCAGCAAGAGAACGCAACCGCCCGCCCCGACGGAGCCGCACTGCAGCATGTGCCACCTCCCCCCAAGCTACAGCGTCCCTTCCTCGGGGGCCGAGCAGTCGGGTTCAGCCCCAGCctcagaaccacagaatcccagcctggtttgggtttgaaggaagcttaaagctcctccagctccaacccctgccccgggcagggaccccttccactggagcagcttgctccaagcccctgtgtccaacctggccttgagcactgccagggatggggcagccacagcttctctgggcaccctgtgccagcgcctcagcaccctcccagggaagagcttgtgcctaagagctcagctcagcctcccctcgggcaggttcaaggagctgcaggagatgAGCGCAGACACAGCCCGGCTGCCTCCTCCCAGAGAACACCTGGGCTGGAGAcgctctcagcagagcagcaagcACAAGAGAACAGCGGTGAGACGAGGAGCCACCGGAGCCAGGGGGTGCGAAACACGTCCGCGCAGAGCAGCGGCCGGTAGAGCCGAGCCCGGGCTCTCCACCCACAGCTGAACCCTCCGGAGCGGCCGGCCCGCCCCCGCACCGGCAGCTGGGCAGCCCCGCGGGGACGCCGGAGCGTGCGGAGGCGCCGGCGACCCCAAACCCCCGCGGCGCGCTCGGAGCCCCCGGCTCGTGCGGCTCTGGAGGCGCCGCCAGCGGCCGAGcgggggctgctgtgcccggCGCCATGGCGGGGGCAGCCCCGCACCGagcgccccggccccggcccgccgcCACCACTTCCGCCTTCTCGTCACGTGACGGGCGCAACCCGGCGCGACGGCGACGCTCAGGGCCCAGGCGCCGCTTCGTGACGCCATGACGCAGAGCCACAGCGCCTTGCCCGTGATCCCTTCGCGGAGAAAGTAGCCCTCCCCGGCGGGGGGCCGAGGCCTCCCCCAGCCCGCCGGCTCACCGCTCGGCGCCGGGAGGCAACGGCGATGGCCGGAGCGAGGAGCAAGTCCCCGCGGCGGCGAGCACCTCGGacgcggcgggggccgggccccgGGGCGAGGCAAGTAGTCCCGGCGCGAGGCCCGCGTGGCCGTACCGCTCCGCGGCGCGAGGGCGGGGGGGCATGGCGGCCGCCGTGGTGCCGGCTCCGGCGGAGGCGCGGCGGGGCCGCTGCGGGCCGGGTGAGCGcgcgggcggcgggcgggcgggcggcagcCGCGGGtcccccggccccgcgccgTCGGTGCTCCCCGCCCCGGCGCTCCGGGGCCGCCCCGCCGTGTGCGCGCGCGCGGAGGCGGCGGGGGGGACCCCGCGGCAAGATGGCGGCCGGAGGCCGGGCGGCGCCGCGGGGCATGCCGGGCCCGGGCGCGCCGGGCATGGGGCTGCTCCGCCGCTCCCCCGGGGGGCAGCCCTGGCCCCCACCGCGGGCGAGGCGCGGCCCCGCCGGCCCGGGCCCCCGAGGGCTCCGGCGCCAGCCGCGGCGCTGATGGCGGCGGCCTCCTCCTCAGGTGGCGCTTAGGGGGCCTCGGCAGGGCGGGCATGGAGGAGAATGcggtgcagagcagcagcgaCGCGGCCCCGCAGGCGGCGCGGGAGGAGCCTTCCGAGAGCGGCCTGGGCGTCGGCACCTCGGAGGCCGTGTCAGCGGACAGCAGCGACACCGCAGCGGCCCCCGGGCCCTTCTCCCGAGCGGACGACACCGGCGTGGGGCAGAGCTCCGACAGCAGCGAGGTCTCCTTGGTAGGAGCCGCTGGGGCGGCACTCGGCTCGGGAGGGGAGGGTGGCTGCGGTTCTGCCTCTCTGTGTTTCTCCAGATGTTTCTGGCAGGCCAAGCTTCGGGAGGCCGCTCTGTAGCTCAGCCGCTAGCAGCAGGCGTTGTCACGCTGCTGGTGGTGTCTGCCTGCTGATCTGAGGGAGAGAAGCCTCTTTAGTAGCAAGAGCAGCCCCAGAGGGCCAGGGTCCTTGGCAGTGCCACAGGGAGTGTGCTGATGCCTTTCCCAGTAGCTCTGCGCTGGTGTCGTTTGCATACAGTGGCTCCCTGGAAGCCTGGCCTGGCAGAGGCCTCTCACCTGAGCCCTTCTCACCTTTTCCCCCAGGAAGAGGTGTcggagagcagctccagcacagatGCTGTTCCCCGGATTTACCTGCCGGATTCATCTTCCATTGCCCAGTCCACCTTGGTCTCCAGTGTCTCCACCGTGAGCCAGTCCATCATGGTGTCAGAGTCCCCGCAAGTCCTGGTACATTCCAGTGTCATCACTGATGGAGCCACTGTCGTGTCGGACTCCACCGCATCCACCTCCTCGGACCTAGGTTCTGCCATTGACAAAATCATCGAGTCCACAATCGGGCCTGACATCATCCAGAGTGAGTGGGAGCTGCTCACCTGTGGCCGCCCCGCCTGCTCTCACCCTGGGGTGCTGGGAAGGGAGCTGTTTCTGTGCCAggcctggggagggggaggtaCATCCATGTGTCATCATGCACCCTTGTCAGTGGGGATTCTCTTCTTGCCCTGCTGCAGTAGCTGGAGGGTTTCACGAGGAGCTTGTAGCTGCTGACAGACAAGCCCTCCCTCTGTCTGGCTGCTCCTTCAGCTGCGGTGCCATTAGCCCAGGGCAggtcccatccctgcagccagaCCTTCCTCACCGCTTCCCACTTGTGTCCAAATGTGGGACGGCCTCACAAACCCTACAGCCCCTGTGCCTGGCAGTTACCACCCtgttctcctctttctctcagGCTGCATTGCTGTGACCAGTGCCGAGGATGGGGGGGCAGAGACTACCCAGTACCTCATCCTGCAAGGCCCTGACGATGGTAAGGCTGCTCCCTGGGGCGGGTATTCCAGTGCCTGTGCCAGAGTCCCTGGGGATGCCGTGACTGTTGGGAGGTGGTCACTGAACTGGTGTCCAGTGCGTGCCCCAAGCGTGGGAGCAGCCTTGGACACAGATGAGGGTCTTCTCCTTGCCTGAGCTAGTTTTGGCATTTCAGGTGCCCCCATTGTGTCCCAGATGGCCACTTCTGCGCTGGCTAATAGCTTGGCAATAGAAGCTGTTGCTGATGGACCGACCTCCACATGCCTTGACCAGCCCGGCCCTTCAGACCCTTCTGAGCAGCTGGAAGTGATGGAGCTGTCAGCACAGCCAGATCAGGCCCAAGAGGTGGATGGTGAGGAGGAGCTGGACCAGCCAGACATGGAGACCCTGGAAGAGAtgatggaggtggtggtggtgcagcAATTCAAGTGCAAGATGTGTCAGTACAAGAGCATCTCCAAGAAAACACTGATTAACCACATGAAAGAGCGGCACTTCCAGCCAGGTgcgtgctgggtgctggggaaaTTGGGCTCTGCTCTCGGGGAGGGGTGTAAGGACCTCTTCCACCATGCAGGCTGGTGAggaggttttgttctgttctctGTGGCAGCGGGTTCAGCTCTGGCTTTGAAAAAAGGACGTCCACAAAAGGAGGAATCTGTGCCAAAGACTGTGGAGGAGGAGGTCCCAGAAGATGAAGAAGATGATGATATTATGGATGCTGGTGCTATTGATGACTCTGAAGGTAGGACTTGTCCTCCCCACATTGTATGTAGCTTAGTCTCTTTCCAGTGTCTGTCTCACATTTTGGGCCACTTACCCCAGAGGACAGTGACTACAACCCAGCCGAGGATGAGCCCCGCGGGCGGCAGCCCAAGTTTAACCGCAGCGTCCCCACGTccagtgaggagaggctgcGCCGCCGCCTGGGGAGACCCCGCAAGTGTCCTCGCCTGGAGGATGTGCCCCAGGACGTAGCTGAAGGTGAGGGGGGAAGAGGCAGCAGCCCCGTGGTGGGCTGGCCCAGGGAGGCTCGTGCTGGAGCCGTGCTGTGCTCTGTTGAGCAGGAGGGGACACGGAGCCCTTGGTGACATCCCAGAGCATGCCGAGCTGCGAGCTGCAGAACTCGGAAGCAGCCACTTCCTCTGGCCTGGAGAATGGGACCAGCAAGAGCCTGGCAGAGCCCAGCATCAGCCAGTCTGACTCAGAGAACAAGGACCCTTCCTCCAACATGAGCTCTGAGGAGGCAGATGTGCTCCCCAGGCGGCGCGGGCGGCCCTCCCGCCGCTTCCTGGGCAAGAAATACCGCAAGTACATGGGGCACAGGTGAGGGGTGTGAGCCGAGGCGGTGCTGGGCCCTCTGGCCTCTGCCCAGGGCCGGTCCAGCCCCAGCTTGCTCCCGCAGCCCTGAGCCCTGGCCCTGTTCCACAGGTACTACTACAAGTCGCCCAAGCCCCTGATGAGGCCTTACCTGTGCCGGATCTGCGGCTCACGCTTCCTTACACACGATGATCTGCGTTTCCATGTCAACTCACACGAGGCCAACAACCCACAGCTCTTCAAGTGTCTACAGTGCAGCTACCGTGCCCGCCGCTGGTCCTCCCTCAAGGTGAGCATGTCTGTCCCACAACTGTGGCCACCAGGGGGGTGGTAGCCCTGGGATTTATGGGCCCTACTCTGCTTGCCACAGGAACACATGTTCAACCATGTGGGCAGCAAGCCTTACAAGTGCGAGGAGTGCAATTACACCAGCGTGTACAAGAAGGATGTCATCCGGCACTCTGCAGTGCACAGCCGGgacaggtaagagatgtgcagtcCTGCAGACTGTCCTGCAGCCTAGCTGAGCTGCAGTAACACTGTTCCTCCTGCCCTGGGAGGCAGCCatgcccttcccttccctgatCTCTGGCCATTTCCAAAACGGGGAGCTTTGATGCCTGGGTACAAGGGAGCTTGGACTTGGGATACGGCTGACACAAAAGGGGggcttcttatttctttttcaggaaaaaaagagcagatcCGGTGAGTTTGAGTTCCTTGTTCGCTTGTCTCTCAACTCCGTTACATGGGAAGAGGCATGCCTGGGTCTTCCACAGCTTCTTGGTGCCTCGTTGAAGGCAGTGTTTCTGGATCACCTGAGGAAAGGCAGCCCAGTCCTGCAGTGGGGAGAGGGTGAGGAGACTGGTGAGCTCCTCCCAGTGAGCTCATCCTCatgctcctcctccagcccccaAAGTTGAACTCCTTCCCATGCCCTGTGTGCAACCGCATCTACCCCATGCAGAAGAGGCTTACCCAGCACatgaaaacacacagcacagagaagCCACACATGTGTGACAAGGTGAGGGGAGGACACACACCTGGGGGGTGGCAGCAGTGAGGCTGGACGGGAGGTGGACGCTGCTGTGCTTTGTTCCGCTGCAGTGCGGCAAGTCCTTCAAGAAGCGCTACACCTTCAAGATGCATCTTCTGACACACATCCAGGCCATTGCCAACCGCAGGTAGGAGCTGGCAGAGCCTGCAGGCGCCCTGGCAGAGCCCAGCCGTGTCCCAGCTCCCCTCAGGGGAGGTCAGAAGGTCCCTGCTGCTCGTGTGACAGGTGGCTTTGTCCTGGCAGGTTCAAGTGCGAGTTCTGTGACTACGTCTGTGAGGACAAGAAGGTCCTGCTGAACCACCAGCTGTCCCACATGAACGACAAGCCCTACAAGTGCAGCTTCTGCAAGTACTCCACCTTACGGGAAGACTTCCTGGTGTCCCACATGGCTGTCAAACACACAGGTGAGaggagctgcctgcctgcccacTGCCCTGATGTCCACTGCTCTCCAGGAGGTGGCCAGAGCCTGTCTGCTGTCCTTCAGGGACCCCCTGCTTGACTCCCATCTCCTGCAGGAGGGAAGCCATTTGCTTGTGAATTCTGTCACTTCACCACCAAGCACAAGAAGAACCTGCGGCTCCACGTGCACTGCCGCCACGCCGAGTCCTTCGAGGAGTGGGCAAAGATGCACCCCGAGGATCCGCCGTGCCGCCGCCGCCCCTTCTTCACCCTGCAGCAGATTGAGGAGCTGAAGCAACAGCACAGCCAGGTCCAGGCCCCGGCTGATGCAGAGGCCAGTCCGCCGGTGAGTGCTGTTGCCCATGGCCCAGCTCCTGGTGCTCAGGGCCCTGGCTGTGCTGTCAGCTCATCCTCTCACACAGGAACCTACCGTGCCTGTCACCTACCACACGGTCCAGGCCCTCCCAGGAGCAGAGCCCCCCATCCTCTCGCAGGATTCCCTGGGAGGGGCCACCATCATCTACGAACAAGGTGAATGAGCGCCTGCTGTAGGGGTGGGGTTGGGAATGGGAGAGGTGGGTGAGCACGTGCCTGACCCTCCCCTTGTGACCGCTGCAGACGTGGCTGGATCCGCAGAGCTGGCCACGCAGACTGCCCTGGATCTCCTGCTGAACATGAGCACTCAGCGAGAGCTGGCCACGGGCTCCCTGCAGGTGAGGAGGGCTCAGGGTGGCACCAGGCCTGTTCTGCTCAGGGGGTGTCTCACAGAGCCTGGGCTGCTGCCGCCCTGCAGGTGGCTGTGGTGAAGCAGGATGATTCTGGAGAGGCACCAGTTTCCTGTGAGCCCCAGgcagaggagggggaagaggtgGACTCtaaggagcagcaacagcagcagcagaagttgTTGACACTGCACATGGTGGAGCCTGGGGAGACGTTGGTGCAGGAGGCTTATGAGGAGGCGACCCTGGATggctcagagctgcagcagatcACTATCCCCTTTGGTGGGACAACAGAGTACAGCATCATCACACCCATCAGTGAGGAGATTCAGGCTCCTGGAGCACTGTACAGGTCAGCTGCAGGCAGGTGGAGGCATTCTGGCCTCAAATGAGGAGGCTTTAGTGGTGAGGTGACCCCGTCCTCCCCGCAGTGAGGAGGAGAGCCCTGTGGAGAGCTCCGAGGCGGTGGTTGTGAGCGAGGCTGTGATGGCAGAGGAGGATCTGAAGGGCCGTAGCAATCCCTGTCTCGTGTCGCCTGGCGCTGCAGAGAGCCAGTTCCAACACACAGAGGTAAGGAGCTGCACTGGTTCTGGTGCAGGCCGCGATGGTGCAGCTGTGACCGGGTGTTTCTCTTGCAGCCCCTCAGTGGAGTCGCTGCGTTCCCCTCGCCTGCGGAGCGCCAGGAGGCTGGTGTCAAGTGGCCCCTGGTGCACTGTGTCACCAGTCAGCTCCAGAAGGACTCGTCTTTATCCCCAGCCTCCGAGGGCCAGGAAAGCTCATCCCCAAAGGTCAAGTGGCCTGCGCTCCAAAGCACAGCCAAGAAGCTCTCGTGCAAGGTTTCCACAGCCAAGAAGCTCTCGTGCAAGatttccacagccaaaaagtTTTCATGCAAGATTTGCACAGCCATGTTCACAGGGAGAGCAGAAATGGAGAGTCACAAGAGAGCCCACATTGGGCCCAGCACCTTCAAGTGTCCCGACTGTCCATTCACTGCAGCCCTCTGGCCAGAGGTTCGGGTAGGTTCcctgg
This is a stretch of genomic DNA from Lathamus discolor isolate bLatDis1 chromosome 11, bLatDis1.hap1, whole genome shotgun sequence. It encodes these proteins:
- the ZNF335 gene encoding zinc finger protein 335 isoform X3 produces the protein MAGARSKSPRRRAPRTRRGPGPGARWRLGGLGRAGMEENAVQSSSDAAPQAAREEPSESGLGVGTSEAVSADSSDTAAAPGPFSRADDTGVGQSSDSSEVSLEEVSESSSSTDAVPRIYLPDSSSIAQSTLVSSVSTVSQSIMVSESPQVLVHSSVITDGATVVSDSTASTSSDLGSAIDKIIESTIGPDIIQSCIAVTSAEDGGAETTQYLILQGPDDGAPIVSQMATSALANSLAIEAVADGPTSTCLDQPGPSDPSEQLEVMELSAQPDQAQEVDGEEELDQPDMETLEEMMEVVVVQQFKCKMCQYKSISKKTLINHMKERHFQPAGSALALKKGRPQKEESVPKTVEEEVPEDEEDDDIMDAGAIDDSEEDSDYNPAEDEPRGRQPKFNRSVPTSSEERLRRRLGRPRKCPRLEDVPQDVAEGGDTEPLVTSQSMPSCELQNSEAATSSGLENGTSKSLAEPSISQSDSENKDPSSNMSSEEADVLPRRRGRPSRRFLGKKYRKYYYKSPKPLMRPYLCRICGSRFLTHDDLRFHVNSHEANNPQLFKCLQCSYRARRWSSLKEHMFNHVGSKPYKCEECNYTSVYKKDVIRHSAVHSRDRKKRADPPPKLNSFPCPVCNRIYPMQKRLTQHMKTHSTEKPHMCDKCGKSFKKRYTFKMHLLTHIQAIANRRFKCEFCDYVCEDKKVLLNHQLSHMNDKPYKCSFCKYSTLREDFLVSHMAVKHTGGKPFACEFCHFTTKHKKNLRLHVHCRHAESFEEWAKMHPEDPPCRRRPFFTLQQIEELKQQHSQVQAPADAEASPPEPTVPVTYHTVQALPGAEPPILSQDSLGGATIIYEQDVAGSAELATQTALDLLLNMSTQRELATGSLQVAVVKQDDSGEAPVSCEPQAEEGEEVDSKEQQQQQQKLLTLHMVEPGETLVQEAYEEATLDGSELQQITIPFGGTTEYSIITPISEEIQAPGALYSEEESPVESSEAVVVSEAVMAEEDLKGRSNPCLVSPGAAESQFQHTEPLSGVAAFPSPAERQEAGVKWPLVHCVTSQLQKDSSLSPASEGQESSSPKVKWPALQSTAKKLSCKVSTAKKLSCKISTAKKFSCKICTAMFTGRAEMESHKRAHIGPSTFKCPDCPFTAALWPEVRSHMVQHSSLRPHKCSHCSFASKNKKDLRRHMLTHTNEKPFSCPVCGQRFNRNGHLKFHMQRLHSSEGKRPGAPAAAAPQTIILKSEEDTLATLQTALQSGQAMLAPERLQQALGQEHIIVTQGQSVTSQEEAAYIQEITTADGQTVQHLVTSDNQVQYIIAQDSVQHLLPHEYVVVPGGHHIQVQDGQITHIQYEQGSQFLQEPQIQYMPVSPEQQLVTQAQLEAAAHSAVSAVADAAMAQAQGVFAAEAAAEQMQQLQEGIHYDVITLTD
- the ZNF335 gene encoding zinc finger protein 335 isoform X5 — translated: MEENAVQSSSDAAPQAAREEPSESGLGVGTSEAVSADSSDTAAAPGPFSRADDTGVGQSSDSSEVSLEEVSESSSSTDAVPRIYLPDSSSIAQSTLVSSVSTVSQSIMVSESPQVLVHSSVITDGATVVSDSTASTSSDLGSAIDKIIESTIGPDIIQSCIAVTSAEDGGAETTQYLILQGPDDGAPIVSQMATSALANSLAIEAVADGPTSTCLDQPGPSDPSEQLEVMELSAQPDQAQEVDGEEELDQPDMETLEEMMEVVVVQQFKCKMCQYKSISKKTLINHMKERHFQPAGSALALKKGRPQKEESVPKTVEEEVPEDEEDDDIMDAGAIDDSEEDSDYNPAEDEPRGRQPKFNRSVPTSSEERLRRRLGRPRKCPRLEDVPQDVAEGGDTEPLVTSQSMPSCELQNSEAATSSGLENGTSKSLAEPSISQSDSENKDPSSNMSSEEADVLPRRRGRPSRRFLGKKYRKYMGHRYYYKSPKPLMRPYLCRICGSRFLTHDDLRFHVNSHEANNPQLFKCLQCSYRARRWSSLKEHMFNHVGSKPYKCEECNYTSVYKKDVIRHSAVHSRDRKKRADPPPKLNSFPCPVCNRIYPMQKRLTQHMKTHSTEKPHMCDKCGKSFKKRYTFKMHLLTHIQAIANRRFKCEFCDYVCEDKKVLLNHQLSHMNDKPYKCSFCKYSTLREDFLVSHMAVKHTGGKPFACEFCHFTTKHKKNLRLHVHCRHAESFEEWAKMHPEDPPCRRRPFFTLQQIEELKQQHSQVQAPADAEASPPEPTVPVTYHTVQALPGAEPPILSQDSLGGATIIYEQDVAGSAELATQTALDLLLNMSTQRELATGSLQVAVVKQDDSGEAPVSCEPQAEEGEEVDSKEQQQQQQKLLTLHMVEPGETLVQEAYEEATLDGSELQQITIPFGGTTEYSIITPISEEIQAPGALYSEEESPVESSEAVVVSEAVMAEEDLKGRSNPCLVSPGAAESQFQHTEPLSGVAAFPSPAERQEAGVKWPLVHCVTSQLQKDSSLSPASEGQESSSPKVKWPALQSTAKKLSCKVSTAKKLSCKISTAKKFSCKICTAMFTGRAEMESHKRAHIGPSTFKCPDCPFTAALWPEVRSHMVQHSSLRPHKCSHCSFASKNKKDLRRHMLTHTNEKPFSCPVCGQRFNRNGHLKFHMQRLHSSEGKRPGAPAAAAPQTIILKSEEDTLATLQTALQSGQAMLAPERLQQALGQEHIIVTQGQSVTSQEEAAYIQEITTADGQTVQHLVTSDNQVQYIIAQDSVQHLLPHEYVVVPGGHHIQVQDGQITHIQYEQGSQFLQEPQIQYMPVSPEQQLVTQAQLEAAAHSAVSAVADAAMAQAQGVFAAEAAAEQMQQLQEGIHYDVITLTD